ATGCCTCGGCAATTGTACGTCCTTCCGCTGTTCGAATCATTGTTACCCCGCTTGGACTACCTCCACTCCCACTGCTATCTCCTGCACTCGCCTTTCGCGGAATGAAAATCTGTGAAGTCAATTGTACTTTGCCATCTTCATAATCTATCCCTGTAGCCAGCACGATAGCCAAATCGTTAATCTCGATGCGATCCCAGCATCCACTTAAAAGCACACAACACAATATTGGCATTAGTAGTACTCTATATATTCGCAAGTGCTCCTCCCCCATCAATCAGGTGTTCGCTCAATTCTTCCGAAAATGTGCCCACCCTTTCTTCAGCCATGCGACACCGTAGATCATAGCCGGAAGGATTAATAAAATGCTGATCGTATACAAGTTGGCTGAAGCGCTAACCAAACTGGAAATACCGGATCCACCGGACACAACCCAGTAAGCAAATACTATGCACAGGAACGAAAGTGGACCAACCACAGGTTTGTAGTCCCGCAAACCAAACCATTCCGCGGTTGATGTAGCAAAGATATATAGAAAAACGGAAATTTTAACGAAAATACCGAAAATCCAGATGGCAATAATAAGGGATTCGATATGTTGCAGAAAGTCCGCAATGGTTATGTACCTTGCTGCGATCATGACCGGAAATACAAAGGTATCCGTCAAATCACCAATTAAAAACAGGCAAAACAGATTGGTAACTGTCATTGCAGTTGTCGTAAATACAAGGGAACCCAGCATGACCCGGGTTATTCGTTTTTTTTCATTCACATAAGGTAGCAGAAAAGCCAACACGATATATTCACTAAACCATGCAGCCGGTGCAGCAGCCCCCGTAATAATGGGAATTGGACCCTTCTCCATAAAAGGAAAGAGCTCGGCAGGATTCAGTTCACCGATCAATAATATAAAGATCAAA
The nucleotide sequence above comes from Paenibacillus sp. W2I17. Encoded proteins:
- a CDS encoding endospore germination permease encodes the protein MLTDKGKISVTQLAFMVFPAILATAILSVPGITMHYAGHDMWMTPIIGSIVGLATIGISVGLDRLYPGKTLIQYSVLIIGRIPGKLFGLIYIAFLPHLTGLIIREYGEFIVNNALPRTPLFVVMGTMVVVCAINVRLGIEVVGRTSQVFVTLLIVLLALIFILLIGELNPAELFPFMEKGPIPIITGAAAPAAWFSEYIVLAFLLPYVNEKKRITRVMLGSLVFTTTAMTVTNLFCLFLIGDLTDTFVFPVMIAARYITIADFLQHIESLIIAIWIFGIFVKISVFLYIFATSTAEWFGLRDYKPVVGPLSFLCIVFAYWVVSGGSGISSLVSASANLYTISILLILPAMIYGVAWLKKGWAHFRKN